DNA sequence from the Mangifera indica cultivar Alphonso chromosome 18, CATAS_Mindica_2.1, whole genome shotgun sequence genome:
GATCTCACTGTGTTATTGTATATTgcactcctttttttttttttgtgctctTTTATTTGGTGTTTACTAGTTTTCtgtttgatgtgattttttCTTAGTGTGGATTCTATTGTTGATGCCTCACTTGGGGATTCAGATGGGCTAAAGGAAAGTGGCTCAAAGAAGAGGTAAGTAGTTCCCTACATCTTATTCATTCATATCTGTGTGCCATTCATGAATTTTGAGCAGCGGCTTCCAGGAAAATGATTCTACATGAGCCAGTACTGGAGAAATTCAGTGGTTTTGAGATTTTCAACACTCTGCCTTCTTAGAAGCACCCCTTAAggattaaaataacattttgaccCGCCTGAGTTATCATTTCCATTAAGAGCTCGTGGATGTTGAATATATTCTGCTTCTAATCAGCTGTCTCACTGTATAAATAATGTGGGTTGTTGTGCCACATGAACCAATATATGTATCATTGGAAAATATTTTCGCACCTCATTTTTTGTAATGCAGGGGTAGATCTGAATCGGGCAATGCTGCATCTAGTTCCAAGGCATGTAGGGAGAAGTTGCGTAGGGATAGGCTTAATGACAAGTACTcaatttttctcttctattCTCTCTCAACCATCTATTTTCTGTCTTCTTTAATTCTGAAGCATGAATGACTGATACAGTTGGCATAATCTATAGGTTTGTGGAGTTAGGCTCTATCTTGGAGCCTGGGAGACCTGCCAAAACAGATAAGGCAGCTATTTTGATTGATGCTGTTCGGTTGGTTACTCAACTACGTGGTGAAGCCCAGAAGTTGAAGGACTCAAATTCAAGTCTCCAAGAGAAAATTAAAGAGTTGAAGGCAAGTCTGacttaacttttgttaaaaatatattgatgaaatatttttgtaaagCTTCATCTGTTTATGTCTTCTTCTATTTGTATGTTTTATGTAGGCTGAGAAGAATGAGCTTCGGGATGAGAAGCAAAGGCTAAAGGCGGAGAGAGAGAGGTTGGAGCAGCAACTTAAGGCCGTGAATATGCAACCCAGTTTCTTGCCACCTCCTGCAATTCCTGCTGCATTTGCAGCCCAAGGCCAAGCTCCTGGCAATAAGTTGGTGCCTTTCATAAGTTACCCTGGAGTTGCAATGTGGCAATTCATGCCACCAGCTGCTGTGGATACCTCACAGGATCATGTGCTCCGCCCTCCAGTTGCTTAATTCTGCAACCTACTATGTTTTGGATCGGCGGTTTGCACCTAACAAATGTATTCCTTTTGCCATTGTTTCGACTGTATTAGTTTTACTGAAGTCTTTTAATTGGATTTATGGATGACTGTACTTGCATTTTCTGTACTGTGAATGAATTCTTGCTGGTATTActtgtaaattttattaagttttctggcaacttgtattttcaattttggaTTCGAAGGCCTTCGGTATGGGCATTAGGTATCAAGCACATTGCACGATAGGCCAAGGGCCATAATTAGAGGGCCTGTCAACTTGCAATCTTAGATTGGTCAAGTAGAGAACAATAATAGcttggtttgagtttaatttatttgagtttggatgtgagtttgatttgaatgacTCTGAAATGAGTTTAATTCAAGTGAACCTAATTAAGTTCGAATCTGAAAGTAAAgtatttttgagtttgatatgagagtaaaatatttttgaatccGAATTTTGAAAGTGTTTGATTTGTCAcgcttataattttaaaaaattttgatattaattaattaaaataatattattttgatgaatatatattaaaataatatcgttttaagtttttttcctttttaaagctggattataatatttatttgagttCAAAAGCCCAGGTCgagtttatatttaattaggatttgaactcaaactccTACCCAGGGAGTCCAGCTTGACTATGAATCCTTTTGGGTAAAATTTTAAGTCAAAAGGAGTAGCAGCAACTGAGAGGCTACCAATCTGCCAACCTATCTTATCTTGTTAAGAGTTTTTCTgcaccatcttcttctcttctcttcactCAAATGGCTTCTGATCTCCTCAAACTTCATGTACAAACTTTCAAAACAAGTGCTTCTTCAACCCGAGTTCTACAAACCAAAACCCTCTTGCCACCTCTATCATGTTCAATTCGTTACCAATACAATTCCTATATCTCTTCTCTCCCATCAACTATCTCTCGCAAACTTCAGTACCAGGCTCTTTCTCTGCGCTCATCCTTATCTCTCTCCACCCCACCAACGACCAAAGAAGAAGCCATCCTTCAAGCCAAAACCTGCCTCTCAACTACCCTTGAAAAGCCTCTCAACAACCCCAAGCTTGCTGGCAAATTCAGGAAACTAAAACAACCCAGATTCCGTATTGAAATTCCAGTCATTGATGACTCACCATCCCCCCTCGCTCAACTTGCTTTTGATGTGTTTAAGGACCTTCTCATTAGAAGGAAAGGTTCATCAGTCAAGATCTTAATTCTTTGGCCCGATGTTGCCTTCACAGAAGCTGCAGTAAAACTCTTTGAGTCGCATTCTGTAACACAAGTTGAGCATGTTGTGTTATCTTCAATTCCTAATGGAAATAACAGAATTTTGAGTTCTGCTGATGTGGCAATATTTTTGGCGCCAGAGGAGTCTCAACTGGCAGTTATAAAGACAGTTTCTGAGACTTTGTATCCAAAGCCAGTGGTGATTTTCAATCCCAGAT
Encoded proteins:
- the LOC123201515 gene encoding uncharacterized protein LOC123201515 translates to MASDLLKLHVQTFKTSASSTRVLQTKTLLPPLSCSIRYQYNSYISSLPSTISRKLQYQALSLRSSLSLSTPPTTKEEAILQAKTCLSTTLEKPLNNPKLAGKFRKLKQPRFRIEIPVIDDSPSPLAQLAFDVFKDLLIRRKGSSVKILILWPDVAFTEAAVKLFESHSVTQVEHVVLSSIPNGNNRILSSADVAIFLAPEESQLAVIKTVSETLYPKPVVIFNPRWAFEEEENFGDLSGFVGSFDVIYSFMGLEVQGILSKRKGVIFKCVRDGVLSGERWNVLVEEEGELKVVSRFKGRPSIGEVEIVLYNLMAINSPITKSAKFLKDLVSNVTGKK
- the LOC123201334 gene encoding transcription factor ILR3, which codes for MVSPENTNWLYDFTMIDDMPVHDPNFAVSASGFTWPVQGMNVSTNVSVDSIVDASLGDSDGLKESGSKKRGRSESGNAASSSKACREKLRRDRLNDKFVELGSILEPGRPAKTDKAAILIDAVRLVTQLRGEAQKLKDSNSSLQEKIKELKAEKNELRDEKQRLKAERERLEQQLKAVNMQPSFLPPPAIPAAFAAQGQAPGNKLVPFISYPGVAMWQFMPPAAVDTSQDHVLRPPVA